The Antennarius striatus isolate MH-2024 chromosome 23, ASM4005453v1, whole genome shotgun sequence genome has a segment encoding these proteins:
- the LOC137590575 gene encoding transcriptional-regulating factor 1-like isoform X1, with amino-acid sequence MENFSNHRPSFPGALPQSPDLGYPPPQPVLVPPDQYQNKGGQLRGLLTVSDADANRLGVRLNEAWPVGIKKEEFWESCEGAADDFCYANANDCHLKADMSSYASYEARSKEFYDREANVSHLAGDCSQPDLSDYLGREEDLGSSCGSGEDQIQSAGGVEEPWISDSASFQRRRGVASTQKLDSFSEAFLPQRRKTFSLVPSGESSASLWESLGFNPDSYVPPSSSSSPIFPSPPASSHLMPSVLSPPPTPRPPPALSPVAFRATGHPSSHGGDSVDALQFFTSHLQALPSIYSSGTMWALASGDPHITGGDLRSGHGGDFQSVAASPGPPFLSSLRPPSFTPSSLHPSLHCEAAAKLPPYMVSQKAKNGSGRVNQSQLRQLSQIYTGTPFPSILQSSRDQKKGRYTPPPLLDPSRTGVGLYSSLSSLHHRRGETSGGQEGGAFPCVNVGQDFQAELPQCSEGREESEDESPWEQLLWKPLDDLEESADLQDRVDQLLSVCSSSCLPGGGSNVELALHCLHRCEGNILDTLDLLLFSCSSLTGTYHYSGSDVWTDGEKLLFSAALGTYGKEFSLVQKTVRTKTTGQCVEFFYLSKKLQDKQKESRDGGMEQTSVTPTSRRTNRQVGLELPVPAPSLASFFPCKLCGKMFYKIKSRNAHMKIHRQSPEDWTDRPAQLLAQRLGGPLLQPQVPGGRNPSSVVTYGNLAMSNTHVIDEGGATTAPSFGQLWGSLDVAPPLQPLPAWLNRKKEEAGRWVETSQSPGSRAWL; translated from the exons CCATCATTTCCAGGCGCGCTACCCCAGAGTCCTGATCTAGGGTACCCGCCCCCCCAGCCCGTCCTGGTTCCACCAGACCAGTACCAGAACAAGGGCGGGCAACTCAGAGGTTTGCTAACCGTGAGCGACGCAGATGCTAACAGGCTAGGTGTCCGTTTGAACGAGGCGTGGCCTGTCGGGATCAAGAAGGAGGAGTTCTGGGAGAGCTGCGAAGGAGCGGCGGACGATTTCTGCTACGCTAACGCCAACGACTGCCACCTCAAAGCCGACATGAGTAGCTATGCTAGCTATGAAGCTAGAAGCAAAGAGTTTTACGACAGGgaggctaacgttagccaccTAGCCGGAGATTGCAGTCAACCCGACTTGAGCGATTATCTGGGAAGAGAGGAAGACTTGGGATCCAGTTGTGGCTCCGGGGAAGACCAGATCCAGTCCgcggggggggtggaggaacCCTGGATCAGTGACTCCGCCTCCTTTCAGAGAAggaggggcgtggcctccaCTCAGAAACTGGACTCCTTCTCCGAGGCCTTCCTCCCCCAGCGGAGGAAGACATTCTCGCTCGTTCCCAGCGGGGAATCCTCCGCATCGCTCTGGGAAAGTCTCGGCTTTAATCCGGACTCTTAcgtccctccctcctcctcttcctcacccatTTTCCCTTCTCCTCCCGCCTCCTCCCACCTCATGCCCTCTGTTCTCAGCCCACCTCCCACACCTCGGCCTCCCCCCGCCCTCTCTCCCGTGGCGTTCCGCGCCACTGGACACCCATCCTCCCATGGCGGAGACTCGGTGGACGCGCTCCAGTTCTTCACCTCACACCTCCAGGCgcttccatccatctattcctCCGGGACGATGTGGGCACTGGCGTCCGGTGACCCCCACATCACGGGGGGTGACCTGAGGTCGGGTCACGGCGGCGACTTCCAGAGCGTTGCAG CGTCTCCAGGACCCCCGTTCCTCTCGTCGCTCCGCCCCCCTtccttcactccttcatccctccatccttctctcCATTGCGAGGCGGCGGCGAAGCTGCCTCCTTATATGGTGTCCCAGAAAGCAAAGAATGGATCAGGAAgagtcaaccaatcacagctcagg CAGCTCTCCCAAATCTACACTGGGACTCCATTTCCCAGCATCCTTCAGTCCTCCAGGGATCAGAAGAAGGGGCGCTACACTCCTCCACCCCTCCTCGATCCTTCCCGGACGGGCGTGGGTCTCTACTCCTCCCTgtcatccctccatcacagACGGGGGGAGACGAGTGGAGGGCAGGAGGGCGGGGCCTTCCC GTGTGTGAACGTGGGTCAGGACTTCCAGGCGGAGCTTCCTCAGTGCTCTGAGGGcagggaggagtcagaggatgAGTCGCCGTGGGAACAGTTGCTGTGGAAACCTCTGGATGACCTGGAGGAGAGCGCCGACCTGCAAGATAGAG TGGACCAGCTGCTGTCAGTGTGTAGTTCCAGCTGTTTACCAGGAGGGGGCAGCAACGTGGAGCTGGCGCTACACTGTCTGCACCGCTGCGAGGGGAACATTCTG gacaCCCTGGACCTGCTGTTGTTCTCTTGTTCTTCGCTGACAGGAACCTATCATTACTCTG gtAGTGATGTTTGGACCGACGGTGAGAAGCTTCTTTTCAGCGCCGCTCTGGGGACGTACGGGAAGGAGTTCTCTCTCGTACAGAAGACG GTGCGGACTAAGACCACAGGTCAGTGTGTGGAGTTTTTCTACCTGAGCAAGAagctgcaggacaaacagaaggAGAGCAGAGATGGGGGGATGGAGCAGACGAGT GTCACGCCCACCAGCCGACGGACGAACAGGCAGGTTGGGCTGGAGCTGCCGGTTCCTGCACCCTCATTGGCCAGCTTCTTCCCCTGCAAGCTGTGTGGCAA aATGTTCTACAAGATCAAGTCCCGGAACGCCCACATGAAGATCCACCGGCAGAGCCCGGAGGACTGGACCGACCGGCCCGCCCAGCTGCTCGCCCAGCGCCTGGGCGGGCCCTTGCTCCAGCCCCAGGTCCCTGGGGGCAGGAACCCCAGCAGCGTGGTAACCTATGGCAACCTCGCCATGTCAAACACTCATGTGATTGATGAGGGAGGGGCCACCACTGCGCCATCGTTCGGCCAATTATGGGGCTCCTTAGACGTGGCCCCGCCGCTGCAACCTTTACCTGCATGGTTGAATAGAAAGAAGGAAGAGGCGGGCCGATGGGTGGAAACCAGCCAATCCCCTGGCAGTAGGGCGTGGCTGTAA
- the LOC137590575 gene encoding transcriptional-regulating factor 1-like isoform X2: protein MENFSNHRPSFPGALPQSPDLGYPPPQPVLVPPDQYQNKGGQLRGLLTVSDADANRLGVRLNEAWPVGIKKEEFWESCEGAADDFCYANANDCHLKADMSSYASYEARSKEFYDREANVSHLAGDCSQPDLSDYLGREEDLGSSCGSGEDQIQSAGGVEEPWISDSASFQRRRGVASTQKLDSFSEAFLPQRRKTFSLVPSGESSASLWESLGFNPDSYVPPSSSSSPIFPSPPASSHLMPSVLSPPPTPRPPPALSPVAFRATGHPSSHGGDSVDALQFFTSHLQALPSIYSSGTMWALASGDPHITGGDLRSGHGGDFQSVAASPGPPFLSSLRPPSFTPSSLHPSLHCEAAAKLPPYMVSQKAKNGSGRVNQSQLRLSQIYTGTPFPSILQSSRDQKKGRYTPPPLLDPSRTGVGLYSSLSSLHHRRGETSGGQEGGAFPCVNVGQDFQAELPQCSEGREESEDESPWEQLLWKPLDDLEESADLQDRVDQLLSVCSSSCLPGGGSNVELALHCLHRCEGNILDTLDLLLFSCSSLTGTYHYSGSDVWTDGEKLLFSAALGTYGKEFSLVQKTVRTKTTGQCVEFFYLSKKLQDKQKESRDGGMEQTSVTPTSRRTNRQVGLELPVPAPSLASFFPCKLCGKMFYKIKSRNAHMKIHRQSPEDWTDRPAQLLAQRLGGPLLQPQVPGGRNPSSVVTYGNLAMSNTHVIDEGGATTAPSFGQLWGSLDVAPPLQPLPAWLNRKKEEAGRWVETSQSPGSRAWL, encoded by the exons CCATCATTTCCAGGCGCGCTACCCCAGAGTCCTGATCTAGGGTACCCGCCCCCCCAGCCCGTCCTGGTTCCACCAGACCAGTACCAGAACAAGGGCGGGCAACTCAGAGGTTTGCTAACCGTGAGCGACGCAGATGCTAACAGGCTAGGTGTCCGTTTGAACGAGGCGTGGCCTGTCGGGATCAAGAAGGAGGAGTTCTGGGAGAGCTGCGAAGGAGCGGCGGACGATTTCTGCTACGCTAACGCCAACGACTGCCACCTCAAAGCCGACATGAGTAGCTATGCTAGCTATGAAGCTAGAAGCAAAGAGTTTTACGACAGGgaggctaacgttagccaccTAGCCGGAGATTGCAGTCAACCCGACTTGAGCGATTATCTGGGAAGAGAGGAAGACTTGGGATCCAGTTGTGGCTCCGGGGAAGACCAGATCCAGTCCgcggggggggtggaggaacCCTGGATCAGTGACTCCGCCTCCTTTCAGAGAAggaggggcgtggcctccaCTCAGAAACTGGACTCCTTCTCCGAGGCCTTCCTCCCCCAGCGGAGGAAGACATTCTCGCTCGTTCCCAGCGGGGAATCCTCCGCATCGCTCTGGGAAAGTCTCGGCTTTAATCCGGACTCTTAcgtccctccctcctcctcttcctcacccatTTTCCCTTCTCCTCCCGCCTCCTCCCACCTCATGCCCTCTGTTCTCAGCCCACCTCCCACACCTCGGCCTCCCCCCGCCCTCTCTCCCGTGGCGTTCCGCGCCACTGGACACCCATCCTCCCATGGCGGAGACTCGGTGGACGCGCTCCAGTTCTTCACCTCACACCTCCAGGCgcttccatccatctattcctCCGGGACGATGTGGGCACTGGCGTCCGGTGACCCCCACATCACGGGGGGTGACCTGAGGTCGGGTCACGGCGGCGACTTCCAGAGCGTTGCAG CGTCTCCAGGACCCCCGTTCCTCTCGTCGCTCCGCCCCCCTtccttcactccttcatccctccatccttctctcCATTGCGAGGCGGCGGCGAAGCTGCCTCCTTATATGGTGTCCCAGAAAGCAAAGAATGGATCAGGAAgagtcaaccaatcacagctcagg CTCTCCCAAATCTACACTGGGACTCCATTTCCCAGCATCCTTCAGTCCTCCAGGGATCAGAAGAAGGGGCGCTACACTCCTCCACCCCTCCTCGATCCTTCCCGGACGGGCGTGGGTCTCTACTCCTCCCTgtcatccctccatcacagACGGGGGGAGACGAGTGGAGGGCAGGAGGGCGGGGCCTTCCC GTGTGTGAACGTGGGTCAGGACTTCCAGGCGGAGCTTCCTCAGTGCTCTGAGGGcagggaggagtcagaggatgAGTCGCCGTGGGAACAGTTGCTGTGGAAACCTCTGGATGACCTGGAGGAGAGCGCCGACCTGCAAGATAGAG TGGACCAGCTGCTGTCAGTGTGTAGTTCCAGCTGTTTACCAGGAGGGGGCAGCAACGTGGAGCTGGCGCTACACTGTCTGCACCGCTGCGAGGGGAACATTCTG gacaCCCTGGACCTGCTGTTGTTCTCTTGTTCTTCGCTGACAGGAACCTATCATTACTCTG gtAGTGATGTTTGGACCGACGGTGAGAAGCTTCTTTTCAGCGCCGCTCTGGGGACGTACGGGAAGGAGTTCTCTCTCGTACAGAAGACG GTGCGGACTAAGACCACAGGTCAGTGTGTGGAGTTTTTCTACCTGAGCAAGAagctgcaggacaaacagaaggAGAGCAGAGATGGGGGGATGGAGCAGACGAGT GTCACGCCCACCAGCCGACGGACGAACAGGCAGGTTGGGCTGGAGCTGCCGGTTCCTGCACCCTCATTGGCCAGCTTCTTCCCCTGCAAGCTGTGTGGCAA aATGTTCTACAAGATCAAGTCCCGGAACGCCCACATGAAGATCCACCGGCAGAGCCCGGAGGACTGGACCGACCGGCCCGCCCAGCTGCTCGCCCAGCGCCTGGGCGGGCCCTTGCTCCAGCCCCAGGTCCCTGGGGGCAGGAACCCCAGCAGCGTGGTAACCTATGGCAACCTCGCCATGTCAAACACTCATGTGATTGATGAGGGAGGGGCCACCACTGCGCCATCGTTCGGCCAATTATGGGGCTCCTTAGACGTGGCCCCGCCGCTGCAACCTTTACCTGCATGGTTGAATAGAAAGAAGGAAGAGGCGGGCCGATGGGTGGAAACCAGCCAATCCCCTGGCAGTAGGGCGTGGCTGTAA